The segment CTTCTTCGTATGCCAAACCTTCGTCCACCATGATTCGAACACTAGTGCGATGTTCTGACGTGTTCTCGGTGGTGAGACGTGGTGGCGCCATCCCTGTCGATTAGCGCGACTAATCGAAAGACGGTGTGAGGGAGAGGTTTTAGTAGATCACCTAATCGACGAGGACTACGTGCGTGCCGGTCCACCCCGGATGGTGAACGACCCGGCGTCATCGATGGCGTCGATCTCCGCGGCGAAGGCCTCCGCGGTCGGAGCCTCCAGATCCACCCCGGCGGTCTCGGCGATGAAGACCCGCGACACGTGCTTGCCGCCGACCCGGTAGATGTTGGCGGTCCGCTCGCAGCTCTCGTGCGCCAGGTAGACCACCACGGGGGTGACGTCCTCGGGATCGAGATCCTTCACCAACTCGGTCATCGTGTTCTCCGTCATCCGCGTCCTGGCGATGGGGGAGATGGCGTTGACCCGAATGTTGTTGCGCTGTCCCTCGATCGCCAGCACATTCATCAACCCGACCAGGCCGGTCTTGGCTGCCCCGTAGTTGGACTGGCCAAAGGTGCCGAACAGGCCGGACCCGGAGGTGGTCATGACGATGCGCCCGTAGTCCTGCTCGCGGAACACCGGCCACACCGCGCGGGTGACATTGAAGGCGCCGCGTAGATGCACATCGAGAACGGCATCCACCTGATCGGCGGTCATGTTCTTGAACGCGGCGTCCCGCAGGATGCCCGCATTGTTGATCAGCACATCCACCCGGCCGAAGGCCTCGGTCGCGGTGCCGACGATGGCTTTGCCGCCCTCGTCGGTGGCCACCGAATCGGTATTCGCGATCGCCGAACCGCCGGCGGCGGTGATCTCGTCGACCACGGCCTGCGCCGCGGACGTCG is part of the Mycobacterium adipatum genome and harbors:
- a CDS encoding SDR family NAD(P)-dependent oxidoreductase yields the protein MSFDGRVVVVTGAGGGLGRCHALEFARRGAHVVVNDVGAAVDGTGPATSAAQAVVDEITAAGGSAIANTDSVATDEGGKAIVGTATEAFGRVDVLINNAGILRDAAFKNMTADQVDAVLDVHLRGAFNVTRAVWPVFREQDYGRIVMTTSGSGLFGTFGQSNYGAAKTGLVGLMNVLAIEGQRNNIRVNAISPIARTRMTENTMTELVKDLDPEDVTPVVVYLAHESCERTANIYRVGGKHVSRVFIAETAGVDLEAPTAEAFAAEIDAIDDAGSFTIRGGPART